ACATTGCGGAGAGTCTACGGAGAATATGCGGTGAAGGGTGATAAAAACATCTGTGTCGGTTCCTTATGCCTGGATGAAAAAACAATGAGCCTTGAATACAAAGGAAAGAGGGTCGAGCTTTCCAAAAATGTTTTTAAACTGCTGAAAAAATTGATAGAAAACAAGGGATCTTTTGTCACAAGGGAAGAGCTGATTGAAGAAGTATGGGATTCTGTTACGTTCGTGGATGATAATACACTTACGGTGAATATGACGAGAATTAAACAAAGTCTGTCAGAGCTTGGTTTGAAGGGTTTAATCAAAAGCAAAAGAGGTGTAGGATACATGCTTCAGGATCCTTCGGGTGGCAGAAATGATTAAAGCTTTTTTAAAAGACCGAATGCTTCTTATTTTGATTTACATATTGAATTTGGCCAGTATCCTGCTGTTTTTCTACCTTAATGTACCGGCGGATACGGAATTTTTTTACCCGGTATCGATAGGGCTTTTTTTGCTGCTGGTTTATTTAGTGATTGATTGGCTGCGATATTACCCAGCGAACTCCGCAGTTGCACAACAGTTAAGGAATCAGGACGCCGAGGTCCAAGCTAATACCGAGGAACAGAAGAATTTTAAGGAATTATTGTCTAAGACAGTTGGCGAACAGTCCCAAAAATACACTGAATTAAAAGAGCAAAATAAAGAGAGACTCTATTTTCTGTCTCACTGGCTGCACCATTTAAAGACCCCTGTTTCCGTGATAGAGTTGATTATCAATAATGAAGAAAAGACAGAGGCATTGGAAAAAATTCAACAGGAAAACAAACGGCTGCATGCTTCAATAGAGCAAGGGTTGACGATGATCAGGATGGACAGCTTTGAAAATGACTTTGAACTTAAGGCGGTTGATTTGCTCTCCACATTGAGGAAGCTGATCAACGCCCGAAAAAGAGAGTGGATCTATCAATCCATTTTCCCTTTAATAGACTTTGATGAAGAACAAGCCATCATAGTCACAGATCCAAAGTGGAATGAGATTT
The window above is part of the Mesobacillus jeotgali genome. Proteins encoded here:
- a CDS encoding response regulator transcription factor; this translates as MYKIMLIEDDHQLSALIKENLERYGYDVILPEHFTNIEEEFLTINPDLVLLDINLPYYDGYYLCRSFRQKSTVPILMISARSQEMDQILAIELGADDFITKPFTFEMLHSKVKATLRRVYGEYAVKGDKNICVGSLCLDEKTMSLEYKGKRVELSKNVFKLLKKLIENKGSFVTREELIEEVWDSVTFVDDNTLTVNMTRIKQSLSELGLKGLIKSKRGVGYMLQDPSGGRND
- a CDS encoding sensor histidine kinase, which produces MIKAFLKDRMLLILIYILNLASILLFFYLNVPADTEFFYPVSIGLFLLLVYLVIDWLRYYPANSAVAQQLRNQDAEVQANTEEQKNFKELLSKTVGEQSQKYTELKEQNKERLYFLSHWLHHLKTPVSVIELIINNEEKTEALEKIQQENKRLHASIEQGLTMIRMDSFENDFELKAVDLLSTLRKLINARKREWIYQSIFPLIDFDEEQAIIVTDPKWNEILIDQIISNAIKYSGEKAGNKKLVFQIERKAEHICLCIVDQGIGMPDYDLERVFQPFFTGENGRKFPNSTGIGLYLSKKIANKLGAQIEIQSKPGQGTTVQIKWLAGKSD